One window from the genome of Canis aureus isolate CA01 chromosome 18, VMU_Caureus_v.1.0, whole genome shotgun sequence encodes:
- the LOC144288387 gene encoding olfactory receptor 2T29-like, whose amino-acid sequence MENIMWVTNYTERSDFELVGLFSQSKHPTLLCVVIFVVFLMALSGNTILILLIHCDAHLHTPMYFFITQLSLMDVMYISVTVPKMLMDQVMGVNKISVPECGMQMFLYLTLVGSEFFLLAAMAYDRYVAICHPLRYPILMNHRVCLLLVSSSWILGSVDGFMLTPVTMTFPFCRSREIHHFFCEVPAVMKLSCSDTSLYETLMYLCCVLMLLIPVTVISSSYSFILFTIHRMNSAEGRKKAFATCSSHMMVVILFYGAAVYTYMLPTSYHTPEKDMIVSVFYTILTPVLNPLIYSLRNKDVTRALKKMLNVVSVLQEPIK is encoded by the coding sequence ATGGAGAACATCATGTGGGTGACCAACTATACTGAACGATCAGATTTTGAACTAGTGGGACTCTTCAGTCAATCCAAGCACCCAACTCTCCTCTGTGTGGTCATTTTCGTGGTTTTCCTGATGGCCCTCTCTGGAAACACCATCCTGATCCTTCTGATACACTGTGATGCtcacctccacacccccatgtacttttTTATCACCCAGTTGTCTCTCATGGACGTGATGTACATTTCTGTTACTGTGCCCAAGATGCTCATGGACCAGGTCATGGGTGTGAATAAGATCTCAGTCCCTGAATGCGGGATGCAGATGTTTCTCTACTTAACTCTAGTAGGCTCAGAATTCTTCCTTCTGGCTGctatggcctatgaccgctatgtggccatctgccatCCACTCCGTTATCCTATCCTCATGAACCATAGAGTGTGTcttctcttggtgtcttcctcctGGATTTTGGGATCTGTGGATGGATTTATGCTGACTCCCGTCACCATGACCTTCCCCTTCTGCAGATCCCGGGAGATTCACCATTTCTTCTGTGAGGTTCCTGCTGTAATGAAGCTCTCCTGCTCAGACACTTCCCTCTATGAGACACTCATGTACCTGTGCTGTGTCCTCATGCTTCTCATCCCTGTGACAGTCATTTCAAGCTCCTATTCTTTCATCCTCTTCACCATCCACAGGATGAACTCAGCAGAGGGACGGAAGAAGGCTTTTGCCACTTGTTCTTCTCACATGATGGTGGTCATCCTCTTCTATGGTGCTGCCGTCTACACCTACATGCTCCCCACCTCCTATCACACCCCTGAGAAGGACATGATTGTATCTGTCTTTTACACCATACTCACTCCTGTTCTAAATCCTTTAATTTATAGTCTTAGAAATAAGGATGTCACAAGGgctcttaaaaaaatgttgaatgtgGTATCTGTCTTACAGGAacctataaaatag